Proteins from a genomic interval of Paenibacillus sp. FSL H8-0048:
- a CDS encoding Gfo/Idh/MocA family protein, whose product MSSGGEQPAYKLGILGASSIAVPAMLEPARVVDKVKVTAIANRTLAKAEAMAEAYQIPYVAGSLDELLELDELDGVYIALSNELHAQWAIRALNAGKHVLVEKPICLYPEEAEQLRQAKDNPAAPKLSEGLMIACHPWQQALKGIVDSGEFGSLRRISTRISVPAKNGHAGNYRSVREKGGGAFNDLGCYWLQFVQTLAGLQPEEILGQSAFDGPDGCDWTFQAALQYKNGLRAECLTSFELPFRASHTLYFDHTVLSVPDFFRPVKGFYKLKIRHDLPDNRTTLCEFEPLNYYVGQLETFAAIMSGQQAEGLGATWERVQLQARIMAGAQRCRVSEMLPL is encoded by the coding sequence ATGAGCAGCGGGGGAGAGCAGCCCGCCTATAAGCTCGGCATTCTGGGTGCCTCAAGTATTGCTGTTCCAGCGATGCTGGAGCCTGCACGGGTGGTGGACAAGGTAAAAGTCACGGCAATTGCCAATCGTACCTTGGCGAAGGCGGAGGCCATGGCCGAGGCATACCAGATTCCCTATGTGGCAGGTAGTCTGGACGAGCTGCTGGAGCTAGACGAACTGGATGGAGTATATATTGCGCTCAGCAATGAGCTTCATGCGCAGTGGGCGATCCGGGCTTTGAATGCGGGCAAGCATGTATTGGTGGAAAAGCCGATCTGCCTCTATCCCGAAGAAGCGGAGCAGTTAAGGCAGGCGAAGGACAACCCTGCTGCCCCGAAGCTCTCCGAGGGGCTGATGATTGCCTGTCACCCTTGGCAGCAGGCACTGAAGGGGATCGTCGATTCTGGCGAATTCGGTTCGCTGCGCAGGATCAGCACCCGGATTTCCGTTCCTGCCAAGAACGGGCATGCCGGAAATTACCGGAGTGTCCGGGAGAAGGGCGGAGGTGCTTTTAATGATCTGGGCTGCTATTGGCTGCAGTTCGTGCAGACCCTTGCAGGTCTTCAGCCGGAGGAGATTCTGGGGCAGTCGGCCTTTGACGGGCCGGATGGCTGCGACTGGACCTTTCAGGCGGCGCTGCAGTACAAGAACGGGCTGAGGGCCGAATGCCTCACTTCCTTCGAACTGCCATTCCGGGCCTCGCATACCTTGTATTTCGACCATACCGTGCTGAGCGTCCCGGATTTCTTCCGGCCGGTCAAGGGGTTCTACAAGCTCAAAATCCGGCATGATCTGCCGGACAACCGCACCACTCTATGCGAATTCGAACCGCTGAACTATTATGTGGGCCAGCTGGAGACTTTTGCAGCAATTATGAGCGGGCAACAAGCCGAGGGCCTGGGCGCTACCTGGGAACGGGTGCAGCTGCAAGCCCGGATCATGGCCGGGGCGCAGCGGTGCCGGGTCTCTGAGATGCTTCCGCTATAA
- a CDS encoding nucleotidyltransferase domain-containing protein, whose translation MYAHHRQTLGKLAEKMEQDPSCLAAITSGSVAKGTASETSDVDVHLVFTDEAYAEYERNSRLSYVDREVSTYEGGYADIKVINRRFLELAARQGNEPTRYAFTGAEVLFSRIPELNELVARIPVYPEENREHNLRDFCAQIYLYGLYFAKEAGKKNDAYLLAHTAGQLVFFSGRMILAYNRLLFPSHKGLLDAASAAEAQPKNFRTLATELLQSPSADKSMRFAAKMLAFYNHGLSFEQALGIYVLNNERVWMEHPPSLAER comes from the coding sequence ATGTACGCGCACCACAGGCAGACGCTGGGGAAGCTGGCGGAGAAGATGGAGCAAGACCCTTCTTGTCTGGCGGCAATCACCAGCGGATCAGTAGCCAAGGGAACCGCCAGCGAGACCTCGGATGTGGATGTCCATCTGGTCTTCACCGATGAAGCGTATGCGGAATATGAGCGGAACAGCAGACTGTCCTATGTGGACCGCGAAGTCAGCACCTATGAAGGCGGATATGCAGATATCAAGGTGATCAACCGCCGGTTTCTGGAGCTGGCAGCCCGGCAGGGCAATGAGCCGACGAGGTATGCTTTTACCGGTGCAGAGGTGCTATTCTCCAGAATCCCGGAGCTGAATGAGCTGGTAGCCCGGATTCCCGTCTATCCTGAGGAGAACCGCGAGCACAATTTGCGGGATTTCTGCGCCCAGATCTATCTGTACGGGCTGTATTTCGCCAAGGAAGCGGGCAAAAAAAATGACGCCTACCTACTCGCTCATACGGCGGGCCAACTGGTCTTTTTCAGCGGACGGATGATTCTGGCGTATAACCGGCTTCTGTTCCCAAGCCACAAAGGACTGCTGGATGCCGCCAGTGCTGCTGAAGCCCAGCCGAAGAATTTCCGTACGCTGGCAACAGAGCTGCTGCAATCGCCCAGCGCAGATAAGAGTATGCGTTTCGCCGCGAAGATGCTGGCCTTCTATAATCACGGCCTTTCCTTCGAGCAGGCGCTGGGAATATATGTGCTGAACAACGAGCGTGTCTGGATGGAGCATCCTCCTTCTCTGGCAGAGCGCTAG
- a CDS encoding MFS transporter — protein sequence MSQLTSATHDKAAANRNIFLFFSSKLVSVLGSSMYTFVAGLYILNETGSGNSFAVTLLCGLLPGILLSPFAGVLADRVNRRRLLIGSDLASALIMSLAFLFVSLEGMSLWTIYLSLILLSICSTFYSISVSSSMMMLVDSSSVQRAGSLNQIAGSAGHLLAPILAGLLYAFLPLQDFMLLNAAGFTVSTVMGSMLRYKPVPRLQAALDPAEAAGPQPLRERMGTAVNGVRMNLKEGFAYVIRRPVLRSLMGIVFWINFFVVALNVVLPYVAVQTLGLSSKQYGVLEAMLAAGVLLMSLLLAVLPRSKSPIKPILGGLSALGVLFLALAVPLLLDFTPTATFLLFLPLLVIIGVMIMVINIPVQVYLQQTTEEEYRGRVFGLVEGVAGSIAPLGMLLYGVLLDRIPGSVILLVSGAAILAVTFAGRRGLIRSGAAEQPGQVKTEQAGA from the coding sequence ATGTCTCAATTAACATCCGCAACCCATGATAAGGCAGCGGCTAACCGTAACATATTCCTCTTCTTCAGCAGCAAGCTGGTCTCTGTTCTCGGCTCCAGTATGTATACCTTCGTAGCCGGTCTGTACATTCTAAACGAGACTGGCTCAGGGAATAGCTTCGCAGTTACACTGCTGTGCGGGCTGCTGCCCGGTATCCTGCTGTCCCCCTTCGCCGGTGTGCTCGCCGACAGAGTTAACCGCCGCAGGCTGCTGATCGGTTCGGATCTGGCCAGTGCCCTGATTATGTCTCTGGCCTTTCTGTTTGTCTCGCTGGAGGGGATGTCACTATGGACTATCTATCTGTCGCTCATTCTATTATCTATCTGCTCTACCTTCTATAGTATTTCAGTCTCCTCCTCGATGATGATGCTTGTAGACAGCAGCTCCGTCCAGCGGGCCGGATCACTGAATCAGATTGCCGGATCAGCTGGCCACCTGCTGGCTCCGATTCTCGCCGGTCTTCTGTATGCCTTCCTCCCTCTTCAGGATTTCATGCTGCTGAACGCGGCAGGCTTCACCGTTTCAACCGTGATGGGCTCTATGCTGAGATACAAGCCGGTTCCACGGCTTCAAGCTGCCCTTGACCCTGCCGAAGCCGCAGGCCCCCAGCCGCTCCGCGAACGTATGGGCACTGCTGTTAACGGGGTCCGAATGAATCTGAAGGAAGGCTTCGCTTATGTCATCCGCCGCCCGGTCCTCCGCTCCCTGATGGGGATTGTATTCTGGATTAATTTCTTCGTCGTCGCCCTGAATGTTGTGCTGCCCTACGTTGCAGTACAGACACTCGGGCTCTCCTCGAAGCAATATGGAGTCCTCGAAGCGATGCTGGCGGCAGGTGTACTTCTGATGTCGCTGCTGCTTGCTGTACTTCCCCGGAGCAAGAGTCCAATAAAGCCGATCCTTGGAGGATTAAGCGCACTGGGAGTCTTATTCCTAGCGCTGGCGGTGCCGCTGCTGCTTGATTTCACCCCGACTGCCACCTTCCTTCTCTTCCTGCCGCTGCTGGTCATTATCGGCGTCATGATTATGGTCATTAACATTCCGGTTCAGGTCTATCTGCAGCAGACCACTGAGGAAGAGTACCGTGGACGCGTATTCGGGCTGGTCGAGGGCGTGGCCGGTTCTATCGCTCCGCTGGGAATGCTGCTCTACGGGGTGCTTCTGGACCGGATTCCCGGCTCGGTCATTCTGCTCGTCTCCGGTGCAGCTATTCTGGCAGTCACCTTCGCCGGACGGAGAGGCCTCATCCGCAGCGGTGCCGCCGAGCAGCCGGGTCAGGTGAAGACGGAGCAGGCGGGTGCCTGA
- a CDS encoding helix-turn-helix domain-containing protein: MTTKQTIGEKVKQLRKAKGLTQTDLAGDHMTKSMLSQIENGRALPSMNSLQVLAGRLGVDPGYFLEGEEEAELAPLVREMEAEFKAKNYSEVIRRLQPFTERTLPMTIDAARLLEFYVSSLFYTGAGGGEAELERAALIYERFGLFVERAKVQYISYALNFAQSRYAEGLELIRRVRKEYEANKVGNDFIFEIDLHYAESISLSALGDYAGSREAAQAALQVSREEGIYYMTDHLYRVLGILALTEGETLAAEEALKKARAFAEFTESQDSLKLVLIGEIRLAVAKGEYSKVLALARQYPQEDEQYAPSVQLMSGIAWYHLGQDDEALSCLTKAEPGEQVYHPLDRGNLLTAYAYRARICMRRGMKEEAQRLAGFAYDQAMEYPPSIYTEMINETYRELHN, translated from the coding sequence ATGACCACCAAACAAACTATCGGAGAGAAAGTCAAGCAATTGCGCAAGGCTAAGGGGCTTACGCAGACGGATCTTGCCGGAGACCATATGACCAAGAGCATGCTGAGTCAAATCGAGAATGGACGCGCCTTGCCCTCGATGAACAGCCTGCAAGTTCTGGCCGGCAGGCTGGGAGTGGATCCGGGCTACTTCCTCGAAGGTGAGGAGGAGGCGGAGCTGGCTCCGCTCGTCCGGGAGATGGAGGCCGAGTTCAAGGCGAAGAATTACAGTGAGGTCATCCGGCGGCTACAGCCGTTCACAGAGCGTACGCTGCCGATGACGATTGACGCTGCGCGTCTGCTGGAGTTCTATGTAAGCTCCCTTTTCTATACAGGTGCCGGAGGCGGGGAAGCGGAGCTGGAGCGGGCGGCACTGATCTATGAACGCTTCGGTTTATTTGTGGAACGTGCGAAGGTGCAGTATATTTCCTATGCCCTGAATTTCGCACAGAGCAGATACGCGGAAGGGCTGGAGCTGATCCGCCGGGTCCGCAAGGAATACGAGGCTAACAAGGTGGGGAATGATTTTATCTTTGAAATCGATCTTCATTATGCCGAGAGCATTAGCTTGTCTGCCCTGGGGGATTATGCGGGAAGCCGTGAAGCTGCACAGGCGGCGCTTCAAGTGTCGCGGGAAGAGGGAATCTACTATATGACGGATCATCTGTACCGGGTGCTCGGGATTCTGGCGCTGACCGAAGGAGAGACCTTGGCGGCAGAGGAGGCCTTGAAGAAGGCCAGAGCATTCGCCGAATTCACCGAGTCTCAGGATTCGCTGAAGCTGGTGTTGATCGGAGAGATCAGACTTGCGGTAGCTAAGGGAGAATACAGCAAGGTACTTGCACTGGCGCGGCAGTATCCGCAGGAGGATGAACAGTACGCGCCAAGCGTTCAGCTCATGTCCGGCATCGCCTGGTATCATCTCGGCCAGGACGATGAAGCACTGAGCTGCCTGACCAAGGCTGAGCCGGGGGAACAGGTCTACCACCCGCTTGACCGCGGCAACCTGTTGACCGCTTATGCCTACCGCGCACGAATCTGTATGCGCCGGGGCATGAAGGAGGAGGCACAGCGGCTGGCCGGGTTTGCCTATGATCAGGCGATGGAATACCCGCCTTCCATATACACCGAAATGATCAACGAAACTTACCGCGAGCTGCATAACTAA
- a CDS encoding IS3 family transposase, with translation MQRAGTSTEGAGARTRRPDRGDGHPKKSRAHLQQSKELRFRFIEDHRSEFRVEKMCSVFQVSRSGYYKWRTAKPSPQATRKALLLKRIAYHFHDSKGRYGSPKIKVLLVREGHQVSERTVGKYMKELGLRSCVAKRFRVCTTDSNHPLPIAPNLLNQQFHTEKPNQTWVADITYIPCREGRMYLASVLDLCTREIVGWRLSDRMTTDLVQGALDAAYQAKRPGKGLIHHSDRGSQYASADYRERLKTYQMTASMSRKGNCYDNACIESFHSLLKKELVYWNRFKTKQQAYDAIFQYIEFFYNRKRIHGALGYVSPVQFAATFKRKTL, from the coding sequence ATACAGAGAGCTGGAACGTCAACTGAAGGAGCGGGAGCAAGAACTCGCAGACCTGACAGAGGAGATGGCCATCCTAAAAAAAGCCGTGCACATCTTCAGCAATCCAAAGAACTGAGATTTCGGTTTATTGAAGATCATCGCTCCGAGTTCCGCGTGGAGAAGATGTGCAGTGTCTTTCAGGTGTCCCGGAGCGGGTATTACAAATGGAGAACAGCGAAGCCCAGCCCTCAAGCCACTCGTAAAGCCTTGTTGCTAAAGCGGATTGCCTATCATTTTCACGACTCTAAGGGTCGCTATGGCAGCCCCAAAATCAAGGTTCTCCTAGTGCGTGAAGGGCACCAGGTCAGTGAACGCACGGTAGGCAAGTACATGAAAGAACTGGGGCTGCGCTCTTGTGTCGCAAAGAGATTTCGCGTATGCACCACCGACTCCAACCATCCGCTACCCATTGCCCCCAACTTGTTAAACCAGCAATTTCACACGGAAAAGCCGAACCAGACGTGGGTAGCGGATATCACCTACATTCCCTGCCGGGAAGGACGAATGTACTTGGCGAGCGTGCTGGACCTGTGTACCCGGGAGATTGTCGGCTGGCGGCTTAGCGACCGGATGACCACTGACCTCGTACAGGGCGCTCTGGACGCTGCCTACCAGGCCAAACGCCCCGGAAAGGGCTTGATTCACCATTCGGATCGAGGCTCCCAGTACGCCTCTGCAGACTACCGGGAACGCCTAAAGACGTACCAGATGACCGCAAGCATGAGCCGCAAAGGAAACTGTTATGATAACGCCTGTATCGAATCTTTTCACAGCCTCTTAAAAAAAGAGTTGGTGTACTGGAATCGATTTAAAACGAAGCAACAGGCGTATGATGCCATTTTCCAGTACATTGAATTTTTCTACAACCGTAAACGAATCCATGGGGCACTGGGGTACGTTTCTCCGGTTCAGTTTGCAGCCACATTTAAGCGAAAAACGTTGTAG
- a CDS encoding transposase has product MSGTRRSYNEEYKRQAVKYIQEQTKTVAELALELDVPAKTLHKWLGQYRQFENEPIITPDKYRELERQLKEREQELADLTEEMAILKKAVHIFSNPKN; this is encoded by the coding sequence ATGAGTGGAACACGGAGAAGCTACAATGAAGAATACAAAAGACAGGCCGTAAAGTACATCCAGGAGCAGACGAAAACGGTGGCGGAATTGGCCCTGGAGCTGGATGTCCCCGCCAAAACGTTGCATAAATGGCTAGGTCAGTACCGGCAGTTTGAGAATGAGCCCATCATTACTCCAGACAAATACAGAGAGCTGGAACGTCAACTGAAGGAGCGGGAGCAAGAACTCGCAGACCTGACAGAGGAGATGGCCATCCTAAAAAAAGCCGTGCACATCTTCAGCAATCCAAAGAACTGA
- a CDS encoding ABC transporter substrate-binding protein, with product MTRKTAKPYVALMVLTLLLSVLAGCGGGNNNGNKNTAENTGAKATNSGNATATAEATAAAEDLSPLTLSFFAEDPNPNWNNMKDEVSTVITQKTGVTLDAEFAVGDPQQKIALIAAGGDYPDIISAKGDIGKLVDAGAVLDLTDLIDKHAPNIKRVLGDNLARAKYTNEDQSIYAIPTWAAVDEKKFVAGGGFELQHRVVKEAGYPEIKTVKDYENVIKAYLDKHPTDENGNKNIGVSLNADDWHMYISVTNPAVATTGGSDDGEYYIDQETHEAIYHFRRPEEKEYFRWLNHMNDIGLLDKESFVQKYDQYKAKVATGRVLGLIDQDWDYNDAQQALKAAGKFDQTYGHYPVTLTDEYKETSFWPTGFMGGYGISISTTNPDPVRTIKFLDYLASDEGQILNNWGIEGKHYKVENGKRVVPQEVQDRINNDNTAFTKETGIGFYWNMMVHYGDGAKDSTGNYYTKNFPEQLVLGYSDVEKETLAAYKATTWKDLFPKEEEFKEKAYGAAWNISIPGEDEVAILGNKMKDITWKRIPQAILAKPAEFDKIWDDYMADLEKAGVKKMEAGYTKYVQDRVELWTSK from the coding sequence ATGACAAGAAAGACGGCGAAACCGTATGTGGCGCTGATGGTGCTGACCTTGCTGCTCAGTGTGCTGGCAGGCTGCGGCGGAGGCAATAATAACGGCAACAAGAACACGGCCGAGAATACCGGGGCTAAGGCGACGAACAGCGGCAATGCCACGGCAACGGCTGAGGCTACGGCGGCGGCTGAGGACTTAAGTCCCCTGACACTATCCTTCTTCGCGGAAGACCCCAATCCGAACTGGAACAATATGAAGGATGAGGTCAGCACCGTCATTACGCAAAAGACCGGCGTGACCCTCGATGCCGAATTCGCTGTCGGTGATCCGCAACAGAAGATTGCCCTCATTGCTGCCGGCGGGGATTATCCCGACATTATCTCGGCTAAAGGCGACATCGGTAAGCTGGTGGATGCCGGTGCAGTCCTGGATCTCACCGATCTGATCGATAAGCATGCTCCTAACATTAAGCGCGTACTCGGCGATAATCTCGCCCGGGCCAAGTATACGAATGAAGACCAATCGATCTACGCCATCCCGACCTGGGCAGCGGTGGATGAGAAGAAGTTCGTAGCGGGCGGCGGCTTCGAGCTGCAGCACCGGGTCGTGAAGGAAGCCGGATATCCGGAGATTAAGACCGTCAAGGATTATGAGAACGTTATTAAGGCGTACCTGGATAAGCACCCTACCGATGAGAACGGCAACAAGAACATCGGTGTCTCCCTGAACGCAGACGACTGGCATATGTACATCTCCGTTACCAACCCTGCGGTAGCCACTACCGGCGGCTCCGATGACGGTGAATATTACATCGATCAGGAGACTCACGAAGCGATCTACCACTTCCGCCGTCCGGAGGAGAAGGAATATTTCCGCTGGCTGAACCACATGAACGATATCGGCCTGCTTGACAAGGAGAGCTTCGTGCAGAAATACGACCAGTATAAAGCCAAAGTGGCGACTGGACGTGTACTCGGCCTGATTGACCAAGACTGGGACTACAATGACGCGCAGCAGGCGCTCAAAGCCGCCGGCAAATTCGATCAGACCTACGGACACTATCCAGTCACTTTAACTGATGAATACAAGGAAACCAGCTTCTGGCCTACCGGCTTCATGGGCGGCTACGGGATCTCCATCTCCACCACTAACCCTGATCCGGTCCGCACCATCAAGTTCCTGGATTATCTGGCCTCCGATGAAGGCCAAATCCTGAACAACTGGGGAATCGAAGGCAAGCACTATAAAGTAGAGAACGGCAAACGCGTCGTTCCGCAGGAAGTTCAGGACCGCATCAACAATGACAATACCGCCTTCACCAAGGAAACCGGCATTGGCTTCTACTGGAATATGATGGTTCACTACGGCGACGGAGCCAAGGATTCCACCGGCAACTATTACACCAAGAACTTCCCTGAGCAGCTCGTGCTTGGCTATAGCGATGTGGAGAAGGAGACGCTGGCGGCTTACAAAGCTACGACCTGGAAGGACCTGTTCCCGAAGGAAGAAGAATTCAAGGAAAAAGCCTACGGCGCAGCCTGGAACATTTCGATTCCCGGTGAGGACGAAGTCGCCATTCTGGGCAATAAAATGAAGGATATTACCTGGAAGCGCATCCCGCAGGCCATTCTGGCCAAACCGGCTGAATTCGATAAAATCTGGGATGATTACATGGCCGATCTGGAAAAAGCCGGCGTTAAGAAAATGGAAGCCGGCTACACCAAGTATGTGCAGGACCGTGTGGAGCTGTGGACCAGCAAATAA
- a CDS encoding carbohydrate ABC transporter permease, whose amino-acid sequence MIKKLAAASWSDRIFDLVVYLAITVVTVATLYPFLNVLAISFNDSTDSIKGGITIYPRVFTFKNYETIFAFSGLITGFKISVLRTVIGTLLGLVSASMLAFTLSRVDFQARKFVSTFLALTMYVSGGLIPFYILIKDLHMMGTFGVYVLPGLVSAFNVFVIRSFIDGLPYALQESAKLDGANDFTIYWRVILPLTKPALATIALFLAVGQWNAWIDTYLYNGSKDSLTTLQFELMKVIQSTTTNADNFRGRNMTEVMAQISPESVKMAITIVVTVPILVVYPFLQRYFVKGMTLGSVKS is encoded by the coding sequence ATGATCAAAAAACTGGCTGCGGCCTCCTGGTCGGACCGCATCTTCGATTTGGTTGTCTATCTGGCGATTACGGTGGTAACTGTTGCTACGCTGTACCCTTTTCTGAACGTGCTGGCGATCTCCTTCAATGACTCGACGGACAGCATCAAGGGCGGGATTACAATCTACCCCCGGGTGTTCACCTTCAAGAATTACGAGACGATCTTCGCCTTCTCCGGCCTGATTACCGGGTTCAAAATTTCGGTGCTGCGGACGGTTATCGGGACTCTGCTCGGACTGGTCAGTGCGTCCATGCTGGCCTTCACCTTAAGCCGGGTGGACTTCCAGGCCCGTAAGTTCGTTTCCACCTTCCTGGCATTGACGATGTATGTATCTGGAGGCCTGATCCCCTTTTATATTCTGATCAAGGATCTGCATATGATGGGCACCTTCGGCGTGTATGTCCTGCCCGGTCTGGTGAGCGCCTTCAATGTGTTCGTGATCCGCTCCTTCATCGACGGTCTGCCTTACGCCCTGCAGGAATCCGCCAAGCTGGACGGAGCCAATGACTTCACCATCTACTGGCGTGTTATTCTGCCGCTGACCAAGCCAGCCTTAGCAACCATCGCCCTGTTCCTGGCCGTCGGCCAGTGGAATGCGTGGATTGATACCTATCTGTATAACGGCTCGAAGGACTCGCTGACCACGCTGCAATTCGAGCTGATGAAGGTCATTCAGAGCACCACGACCAATGCGGATAATTTCCGCGGGCGCAATATGACTGAGGTTATGGCCCAGATCTCCCCGGAATCGGTCAAAATGGCAATCACCATTGTCGTCACCGTGCCTATTCTGGTGGTCTATCCGTTCCTGCAGCGCTATTTCGTCAAGGGCATGACGCTGGGTTCGGTTAAAAGCTAA
- a CDS encoding ABC transporter permease produces the protein MKAITTAMKPEPKKSSSSFWGKFRQQKYLYMMAVPFVLWAFVFSYLPLWGWMMAFQKYKPGKSFFEQKWVGLQYFRELFQDEQFFNALRNTLAMSIMGLLAGFIIPIIFAILLNEVRLQVLKRFVQTVSYLPHFVSWVVAAGIITKMLSTDNGAVNDLLMGLHIISEPIQFMAKGNLFWGIVTASDVWKETGWNTIIYLAAISGIGPELYEAARVDGASRLQQVRHITFPGIRGTIVILLIMSIGHLISIGFEKQFLLGNNLVRDYSQTLDLYALNYGLGMGRFSFGTAINIFNSVVSVILLFTANGIFKKITKESII, from the coding sequence ATGAAAGCGATTACCACCGCGATGAAGCCGGAGCCGAAGAAATCCTCCTCCAGCTTCTGGGGGAAATTCCGGCAGCAGAAATACCTCTATATGATGGCTGTTCCTTTTGTCCTCTGGGCTTTTGTCTTCAGCTATCTTCCGTTATGGGGGTGGATGATGGCCTTCCAGAAGTATAAACCGGGCAAATCCTTTTTCGAGCAAAAATGGGTCGGCCTCCAGTACTTCCGGGAGCTGTTCCAGGATGAGCAGTTCTTCAACGCCCTGCGCAATACGCTGGCCATGAGTATCATGGGACTGCTGGCAGGCTTTATCATTCCGATTATCTTCGCTATTCTGCTGAATGAGGTACGGCTGCAGGTGCTGAAGCGCTTCGTTCAGACGGTGTCGTATCTGCCGCACTTTGTGTCCTGGGTGGTTGCTGCCGGGATCATCACCAAGATGCTCTCCACGGACAACGGCGCCGTCAATGACCTGCTAATGGGCCTTCATATCATCAGTGAACCGATCCAGTTCATGGCCAAGGGCAATCTGTTCTGGGGCATTGTCACCGCATCGGATGTCTGGAAGGAGACGGGCTGGAACACCATTATCTATCTCGCCGCCATCTCGGGCATCGGGCCGGAGCTGTACGAGGCAGCCAGGGTGGACGGAGCGAGCCGGCTTCAGCAGGTGCGTCATATCACTTTTCCGGGTATCCGCGGTACCATCGTGATTCTGCTGATTATGTCCATCGGCCATCTGATCAGCATCGGGTTCGAGAAGCAGTTCCTGCTCGGCAACAATCTGGTGCGTGACTACTCGCAGACCCTTGACCTGTACGCGCTGAATTACGGGCTGGGGATGGGACGGTTCTCCTTCGGGACGGCGATTAATATTTTCAACTCCGTGGTGAGTGTGATTCTGCTCTTTACCGCCAATGGCATCTTCAAAAAAATAACCAAGGAAAGCATCATATAG